Below is a window of Enterococcus gilvus ATCC BAA-350 DNA.
GGTAATACGCGCTTTTGTGAATGAAAAATTTGAAGAAATGCGTTTCAAATTCGTCAATGATGCCTACACGAATAGTTCGAAGAGTCTATTTCATTTAATGGCAGTAGCACAGCCTGGATTTTTCTTTCTATTTAATATTGTCATGGTTCTGATTATTTGGAACGGGACCGTTCAGATCAACCAGGGTGCTTTAGAAGTCGGAACGTTGATCGCTTTTATCGAGTACATTTTCCATGCGCTGTTTTCTTTCATGCTGTTTGCGACAGTCTTCATGATGTATCCGCGGGCCAATGTATCCGCATTGCGTATTCAAGAAGCCTTTGATATGGACCCATTAATCAAAGACAATCCTGAAAAAACAGCGGAACCAACAGAAAAAAGCTCTTTGGAGTTTCGTGATGTGACATTTGCATATCCGGGACATGCAGAAAGTCCGGTGATTCGAAATGTCAGCTTTACAGCCAAGCCAGGTGAGACAGTTGCTTTTATCGGGAGTACTGGATCTGGGAAATCAACCTTGATTCAATTGATCCCCCGATTTTACGATGTGACAGAAGGACAAGTGTTAGTCGATGGAATGGATGTAAGAGAGTATCAATTGAAGGATCTACGTAACAAGATTGGTTATATCCCGCAAAAAGCACAATTATTTACTGGAACGATCGCGGATAATCTTCGTTACGGGAAAGAAGATGCGACACAAGCCGAGATGGAACAGGCCGCAGAGATTGCGCAAGCCTCAGAGTTCATCGCTCAGAAACCTGATGGCTACCAAGAAGAATTATCAGAGGGTGGAAATAATTTCTCTGGTGGTCAGAAGCAGCGTTTAGCGATTGCCCGCGCGGTGATCCGCAAACCGGAGATTTATATTTTTGATGATAGCTTCTCAGCGTTGGATTATCAAACCGATGCAAAACTGCGTGCTCGATTGAAAAAGGAAACGACAGAATGCGCGGTATTAATAGTTGCGCAACGTGTAGGTACGATTATGCACGCGGATAAGATCGTTGTGTTAAACGAAGGCGATGTTGTAGGAATAGGTACTCATCGTGAGTTATTAGATAGTTGTCCAATTTATTATGATATTGCTGCTTCTCAATTAACGAAGGAGGAATTAGCATGAGAAAATACACTTCTTCTTTAAAGCGGTTGATGCACTATATTAATCCTTACAAAAAATCATTTATTTTGGTCTTGATACTGGCTATTGGAACCTTGATTCTAGGGACCTGGATGCCTTATTTGACAGGTCTGCCTACAACTGAAGTTAGTAAAAACATCATGCAGGGCGAGGCTGTAAACTTTGACTATGTCTTTAAATGGTTAGTCGTCATCGTGATTGTGGGGATTGCCTATAGTTGTACGCAATTAGGAACAGGCTGGCTGATGGCAAACGTTGTACAATCTGCAATGCGTGATTTGCGTGAAGATATTGAAGCCAAGATTAATCGGTTGCCAGTTTCCTATTTTGATCGAAACCAACAAGGAAACATTCTCTCACGTGTAACGAACGACGTGGATGCAGTGAGTAATGCGATGCAACAAGCCATCATCAAATCTATCAATGCTGTCTTAGGTATTTTGTTAGCAGTTGCAATGATGTTTTACATCAATCCCATGATGGCGGTCTTATCATTGATCATGATTCCGTTATCCATTGTTGTTTCTCGAAAAATCGTTCAAGTGTCACAGAAGGATTTCCAAGGAATGCAAAATTCATTGGGTGAATTGAACGGCTATGTACAGGAAAATATGACTGGCTTTAGCGTTTTAAAATTGTATGGACGTGAAAAAGAAACCTTGGCTGGCTTTAGCGAAGTCAATCATGAACTTCGACGCTATGGTTTCCGCGCGGCCTTTGTTTCAAGCTTGATGCAGCCGTTGGTTCAGTTGACCGCTTATGCAACGTACATCGCGATGGCTATTTTGGGAAGTTGGAATGTTATTCACGGTGTGATTTTAGTAGGGCAGCTCCAAGCCTTTATTCAATACATTTGGCAAGTTAGTCAGCCGATGGGGGAAATCACCCAACTGTCTTCAATGATCCAAAGTGCATCGGCTTCAGCTAAACGAGTTTTTGAAATATTAGATGAACCAGAGGAAGAATTAAACGAGCAGGATCTGCCTTTACCAGAACCGGTACAAGGAAATGTTGTTTTTGATCATGTAAGATTCAGTTACGATCCGAAGAAGCCGTTGATCGAGGATTTAAGCTTCGAGGTCAAAGCAGGGGAAACAGTCGCTATCGTTGGTCCGACAGGTGCAGGTAAGACGACGTTGATCAATTTGCTGATGCGGTTTTACGATATCAACAGTGGACGCATCTTGATTGATGGTGTAAACACACAAGAAATGAATCGTTCGGATGTTCGTTCCTTATTTGGTATGGTATTGCAAGATGCTTGGTTATACGAAGGAACGATCGGAGACAATATTCGCTTTGGACGCTTAGAGGCTACGGATTATGAAGTAGTTGATGCGGCTAAAACAGCAAATGTGGATCATTTTATTCGAACGATGCCTGATGGGTATGATATGGAAATCAATTCAGAGGGAGACAATGTCTCTCTTGGACAAAAACAATTATTGACCATTGCTAGAGCAGTTATCTCTGATCCTAAGATCCTTATTCTGGATGAAGCAACAAGCTCGGTGGATACTCGTTTAGAAGGATTGATCCAAAAAGCAATGGATCGTGTCATGCAAGGGCGCACGAGTTTTGTAATTGCCCATCGGTTATCAACGATTCGTGATGCAGACCATATTTTAGTTATGAAGGATGGTCAAATCATTGAGCATGGTACCCACAATGAACTTCTGGCCCAAGGGGGATTCTATGAACAGCTATACAATAGCCAGTTCATGGAAGAAGCGGAATAAAAGGAAGGCTCATTTAAAAGATACTAGAATATTTCAATAGAGAACTAGAGAGCCAGGTGCTTCTGCTTCCATCAACGATGAGAATGCAGAAGAATCTGGCTTTTTACTTTTATTCATACATTGCTTAGGTAAGGAAGAGTCAATGGATAAATGCTATACTTATTTGGACAACAAAAGTTTAGATAAGAGAAGGATCAAGGATAGCAGAAAGAGAATTGGAGGAAAAGGAATGGCTTATTTTATCGCATCCAGCGCGGATGTTTATGGCGATGTAACCATAGAAAAGGGCGCAACGATTTGGTTTCAAAGCGTTTTAAGAGGAGATAGCAACACGATCGCTATTGGAGAAATGAGCAATGTGCAGGATGGAACGATTGTACATGTGGATCATGATGCTCCTACTTCGATCGGAGAATATGTCACAATTGGACACGCGTGTATTATTCACGGGTGTACGATCCATAGCGGGGCGTTGATCGGGATGGGGTCAACGATTTTGAATCATGCAGAAATTGGCGAAAATAGTCTGATCGGTGCGGGGTCATTAGTAACAGAAGGAACAGTGATTCCGCCGAACTCGCTAGCATTTGGATCGCCAGCACGTGTGATTCGTCAATTGACACCGGAAGAAATCAGTAGCAACCGCAAAAATGCGGAGCATTATTACGAATTAGGAGAAAAATACTTGAACAACGAGATACCGCCATTCCAAGTAAGAGGAGCTGTTCATGAAGGAGACTAGCTTCTTACTGTTGCAGGCACAGCTGCGGGCGTTGTTTCCTGATGAAGGTCTAAATCAATTAGCTATTTACGAAGATCATAAAGCCCATTTCCTGATTTTTTCTAGTCGTGGATTGTATGTACTGGAAGAAGACGATTTAACAAAAGAGCCGCGAAATATTTATTATACAACGGATAGTTTGAAGCCATTTTCTATTCGTCAGCACGAGGGAATATTCGAACTGATCGTTGAAACGGTTGGAGGACGGCACTTTATTTTAGCCTTTCCTGATCAAACGGATGCGTATCATGCGATGCAGACATTGATTGAACTTTTAGTTTAATAAGACGAGTTAGTATAAATTTTTCTTAATTCCCATTATAATCTTACTTAAAGGAAGTGATAAAAAATGGACGGAAGTAAATTTGATCATGAGCCGGTCAATGAGGAAGACTTGTTGGCCAAGGGCTATCGCAAATATCATGGTGAAGGCATTGATATTTATTATAACAAGGATATTTGCGCGCACATTGGGAACTGTGTAAGAGGCAATCCAGAAATTTTTGAGGTGGGACGCAGACCCTGGATTATTCCAGACAATGGCAGTGTTGAAAATGCTAGTTATGTCGTGGATACTTGTCCAAGCGGCGCCTTGAAATATGTTGTGAAGAAGTAAGGGAAACAAATAAAGTAGAGTAAGGAGAATCGAATCATTATGGAAATCAAAGAAGAAAAAGAACGCTTTGTCTTATTGAACGATCAAAATGAAGAGGCAGGAGAAATGACATGGTCAAATGCTGGTCCAGAAATTATGATCATTGATCATACATTTGTCGATCCAACATATCGCGGACAAGGCTTGGCAGAAAAATTAGTTGCTGCCGGTGTTGAAAAAGCACGTAAAGATGATAAAAAAATCATCCCATTATGCCCATTCGCAAAAAAAGAGTTTGATGAAAAACCAGAATATGCAGATGTTTTAAGAAAATAAGTATCTCACGTCCCTAGTCAAATGACCTCAATTGTGCTAAAGTAAAATCGAGGTAGTTTGGAAATAAGGAGGGTCATCTTTTGTATAATTTTATTTTGGGTGTTATCTTAGTTTTATCAGTAATCATCGTTATTACGATTATGATGCAACCTAGCAAACAAAATAGTGCTGC
It encodes the following:
- a CDS encoding ABC transporter ATP-binding protein; this translates as MKLMLRYTLRYKKLLLLDFISVFGFILIELGLPTILAMMIDKGIGNNDFDYVRKMGIVMIVITVIGIIMSISLRYFSSQITSRMVADIRDDLFEKVQTFSHSEYEQIGVPSLITRTTNDAYQIMLFMQNILTTGFMTPMMFGMSLYLIMRTSPGLGIYVLLALPILLLAVILIAKYSEPLSTKQQNNLDNINGILRENLSGLRVIRAFVNEKFEEMRFKFVNDAYTNSSKSLFHLMAVAQPGFFFLFNIVMVLIIWNGTVQINQGALEVGTLIAFIEYIFHALFSFMLFATVFMMYPRANVSALRIQEAFDMDPLIKDNPEKTAEPTEKSSLEFRDVTFAYPGHAESPVIRNVSFTAKPGETVAFIGSTGSGKSTLIQLIPRFYDVTEGQVLVDGMDVREYQLKDLRNKIGYIPQKAQLFTGTIADNLRYGKEDATQAEMEQAAEIAQASEFIAQKPDGYQEELSEGGNNFSGGQKQRLAIARAVIRKPEIYIFDDSFSALDYQTDAKLRARLKKETTECAVLIVAQRVGTIMHADKIVVLNEGDVVGIGTHRELLDSCPIYYDIAASQLTKEELA
- a CDS encoding ABC transporter ATP-binding protein; the encoded protein is MRKYTSSLKRLMHYINPYKKSFILVLILAIGTLILGTWMPYLTGLPTTEVSKNIMQGEAVNFDYVFKWLVVIVIVGIAYSCTQLGTGWLMANVVQSAMRDLREDIEAKINRLPVSYFDRNQQGNILSRVTNDVDAVSNAMQQAIIKSINAVLGILLAVAMMFYINPMMAVLSLIMIPLSIVVSRKIVQVSQKDFQGMQNSLGELNGYVQENMTGFSVLKLYGREKETLAGFSEVNHELRRYGFRAAFVSSLMQPLVQLTAYATYIAMAILGSWNVIHGVILVGQLQAFIQYIWQVSQPMGEITQLSSMIQSASASAKRVFEILDEPEEELNEQDLPLPEPVQGNVVFDHVRFSYDPKKPLIEDLSFEVKAGETVAIVGPTGAGKTTLINLLMRFYDINSGRILIDGVNTQEMNRSDVRSLFGMVLQDAWLYEGTIGDNIRFGRLEATDYEVVDAAKTANVDHFIRTMPDGYDMEINSEGDNVSLGQKQLLTIARAVISDPKILILDEATSSVDTRLEGLIQKAMDRVMQGRTSFVIAHRLSTIRDADHILVMKDGQIIEHGTHNELLAQGGFYEQLYNSQFMEEAE
- a CDS encoding gamma carbonic anhydrase family protein, with amino-acid sequence MAYFIASSADVYGDVTIEKGATIWFQSVLRGDSNTIAIGEMSNVQDGTIVHVDHDAPTSIGEYVTIGHACIIHGCTIHSGALIGMGSTILNHAEIGENSLIGAGSLVTEGTVIPPNSLAFGSPARVIRQLTPEEISSNRKNAEHYYELGEKYLNNEIPPFQVRGAVHEGD
- a CDS encoding (4Fe-4S)-binding protein, encoding MDGSKFDHEPVNEEDLLAKGYRKYHGEGIDIYYNKDICAHIGNCVRGNPEIFEVGRRPWIIPDNGSVENASYVVDTCPSGALKYVVKK
- a CDS encoding GNAT family N-acetyltransferase, giving the protein MEIKEEKERFVLLNDQNEEAGEMTWSNAGPEIMIIDHTFVDPTYRGQGLAEKLVAAGVEKARKDDKKIIPLCPFAKKEFDEKPEYADVLRK